The genomic window GTACACGCCTGCTAGTCGGCAAGACAGCGATTGCTGACGACATGCACGAGGGCGAAAACGCCTTCCCACTTGAGATCCAGATCGGCAAGGATTACTACCGCCAGTCTGACTCACTTGAGGCAGGCAACCCGGTCAACATCATCAGGCTAGACTTGCAGTCCCTGAATGCATTCTCGACCGGGGACAATTCTCTGAACATCAACAAGACCATGGCAGGCGAAGACCTGACTGGTATCTCCGAGAAGCGTGATGCTCAATTGAGTATCGGTCGCCTTGACGAGGCAATCACCACGGTCAACGAATATCGAGCCTATCTTGGCGCTGTGCAGAATCGCATGACATCTGCAATCTCCAACTTGGGTGTGACGGTCGAGAACTTGGATACTGCGCGCAGCCGGATCCGCGATACAGACTTCGCGGCCGAAACCGCCGAGTACACCAAGGCCAAGATCCTGCAGCAAGCAGGTACCTCGGTCCTGGCTCAGGCGAACCAGCAGCCGAATATTGCTCTGGGCTTACTGCAGAATATGTAAGCTGGGACTTTGTACCCAAACTGGTATCCAGTGTCTTGATTATTCAGTCATTAATCTAACGCAGGGGGAGGCTCCCTCCCCCTGCGCTCCTCGGGAGAGTTTTGCCTACCACTGACGTAGTGGCGGTAGCACGACTTCGCCAGCGGTGCCAGCGCGTCCGCGCGCCTTCCATAGCACTAAAGGCGCAAGGAACAACGACTAGAGTAAGCAAGGTCGACATCAAGAGACCACCGATGACAGCGACACCCATAGGGGACCGGGCTTCACCACCCGTACCGTGGCCAATGGCAATGGGAATCATCCCACCACCAGCGGCAAACGTGGTCATGAGAATAGGACGTAAACGTATAGGACCAGCTTCCAACAACGCCGACTTGACGTCGAGCCCTTCACTAATTTTTTGCATCGTAAAGTCGATGAGCAAAATGCCGTTTTTCGTCACAATTCCCATCAGCAAAATGATACCGATCATCGTATACACTGACATGACTTGCCCCGTGAGCAGCAGTGAACCGAATGCCCCGGTAAGAGACAGTGGCAAGGCCGCCATGATTACCAGCGGCGCCAGGTAGCGCTCGTACTGCGCACAGAGAATCATAAAGACCAAAAGCACCGCTAAACCAAGCGCCTTTAGCATCGCTGTAATTGCCGACTTCATGATGTCGGCTTGACCGGAGAGCGTATACGTGATGGTGGCTGGCAT from Deltaproteobacteria bacterium includes these protein-coding regions:
- a CDS encoding flagellin FliC; its protein translation is MGMRIRTNIASLNAQRRLGSSTDSLSNSAAKLASGERINKAADDAAGLAISENLRADVRSLNQAKRNALDGVSVLQTAEGGLMETTNMLVRLRELAVQSASDTIGTRERGFLDKEYQALKAEIDRIANSTEFNGTRLLVGKTAIADDMHEGENAFPLEIQIGKDYYRQSDSLEAGNPVNIIRLDLQSLNAFSTGDNSLNINKTMAGEDLTGISEKRDAQLSIGRLDEAITTVNEYRAYLGAVQNRMTSAISNLGVTVENLDTARSRIRDTDFAAETAEYTKAKILQQAGTSVLAQANQQPNIALGLLQNM